Genomic window (Flavobacteriales bacterium):
ATACGGACCGGGAGTATGAACTCACGTATATGGAAGTGGATGAGCCCTGGGGTATCAACGGCCTGAGCTTTGACAGCACCTTGCTCGTGAAGACCACCTACTCGAACAACGCGGTGATCACCAACACCTATTATGAGCGTTACGCAAAGCACATCGGACTGATCTATCGCCAGGTGGACAGCACCGACACGCAGACCGACGTGAACGGCGTGGTAAGGATCCGTGGTACTTGGTACAAACAGGTGGTCACGGGCTACGGTCATTGAATATGGGACGTGGAGGCGCGGAGGCGCAGAGAATGCACGGTTTGGAAGGAAGGGTACAGGGTACCGGGTACCGGGTACAGGGTATCCCGCAGCGCGGCAGTCGTATTCCCGCCGGTGATACCCGTTCTCGATCCTCAGTACTCACTACCCGGTACTCGGTACCCTGTACCAGAAAAACCGCTCACCGACCCCTATTGACTTTCTCTGCGCCTCTGCGCCTTTGCGGCTATTCCCTACCCGAACTCTTCTCTGCGCCTCTGCGTCTCTGCGGCCTTTTCCTGCCCCTCTTGATCTCTGCGCCTCTTCTCGCCCAGACCGCTCCCGCCACTTATTGGGTGCAGTTCACCGACAAGGACCACACGCCGTACAGCCTTTCAGCCCCGCAGGAATTCCTGTCACAGCGTGCCCTTGATCGCCGCATCCGGCAGAACATCCCGATCGATTCCCTCGACCTGCCAGTGGACCCGGCCTATGTCGCGCAATTGATGGCCGCCGGTGACTTCCAGTTGCTGACCCGGAGCAAATGGTTCAATGCCGTCACCATCCGCAGCACGGACACCCTGGCCCTGGACTCGCTCGGCTTGTTGCCCTTCATCCATGTGGTGCAGATCACGGTGGACGGAAAACCACGCCCTGCGCGCCATGCCTTGAAGTTCGGGATGGAGACCAAGACCTACGCAAGCGACTATGGCCTCTCGTTCCGGCAGATCGAGATGATGAACGGCCACCTGTTGCATGCCGTGGGTGATGCTGAAGGACAGGGCATGCTTATCGGCATTCTCGATTCGGGCTTTCAGGACGCGGACATATTGCCGGGGCTTTCCGCGCTCCGCGATCAGAATGGTATCGTCCTCACCCGCGACCTGGTGGAGCCCGGAGGCAACGTTTACGCGCAGCATTATCACGGCAGAAGTGTGCTCTCGCTGATGGCCGGGAAAGTGGAAGGGCAACTCTTGGGGACCGCGCCCTTGGCGAACTACGCCCTTGTCCGGACCGAGAACGTGGCCACCGAATACATCGTGGAGGAGGACAACTGGGTCAGCGGCGCAGAGCTCTGCGACAGCCTTGGCTGCGATGTGCTCAACACGTCCTTGGGCTATACCACCTTCGACGACCCCACGCAGGACCACAGCTATGCGGACCTCAACGGGCTCACGTCGCGCATGACGCTCGCGGCGGACATCGCCACGCGCAAAGGCATGATCCCCGTGAACAGTGCCGGGAACAGCGGTGCCGCACCATGGCATTACATCGGTGTCCCGGCGGACGCGTTCGACATCCTCGCTGTGGGTGCCGTGGGCAGTGACCGCATCCTGGCCGACTTCAGTTCCCGCGGACCCAGTGCGGACGGGCGCATAAAGCCGGACGTTAGCGCCATGGGCTTAGGCACGATCGGCATTGGCACCGGCGGGCAGGATGTGTACGCCATCAACGGCACCTCCTTCTCCTCCCCGCTCGTGGCGGGCCTTACCGCATGTCTGTGGCAGTTGCATCCCGATCGCACCGCGCACGACGTCATGACCGCCGTACGGCGCAGCGCTTCGCAACACGATCATCCCGATGACGATCTCGGGTACGGCATCCCGGACTTCTGGCGGGCGCACCTCCTGCTCGGCGGAAGGGACCTGACCCATCTTGCCGACCCCACAGTGCTCGCCGTGATGCCCGTGCCGTTCACGGATTTTCTGGATATCGAAGTGTACGCCGGTGAAAGCGACGCGATGGACCTGAAGATCTATGACATGCTCGGCCGGAAATTGTGGGCCTCCACCACGGGCTTGGAACCGGGGACCTACTCCCGCGTGCGGATCCAGAACGATCTGCTGACACAATTGCGCGCCGGGGCCTACATCGTTGAGGTGCAAGTGGGCGGGTCCCGTCTGACGCAGCGTGTCATCAAGGCGGAATGACCCCTGGCCGATCCTCTTCCGGGAAGCTCCAGCTCACGGCCGATCTCCTGCTTGCTGCTTACAAGCAGGGCTTCTTCCCCATGGGTGATGAGCTTGGTGAGTTGGAATGGCACAGCCCCGATCCCCGTGCGGTCTTTCCGTTGGAAGCCATCCGCCCGAACGCACGCTTTCTTCGCTTCCTGCGGAACAGCGGGCTGAACTGCACGCGTGACACCGGATTTGAGAAGGTGATGCGCTACTGCGCCACCGCACATGGTGACACTTGGATCACGGAGGAGATGATCGCGGCATACACAGCGCTGCATCGCATCGGGCATGCACACAGCGTGGAGACCTGGGAAGGTGACAAACTCGTGGGCGGGACCTATGGTGTCAGCATCGGCGCGGCGTTCTTTGGGGAGAGCATGTTCAGCCTTGTTCCCAATGCAAGCAAAGCGGCCTTCCATCACTTGGCCGATCATTTGCGTGCCCACGGCTTCACCCTGTTCGATTCGCAGTATCTCAACGATCACACGGCCTCCTTGGGCGCGATCGAAATACCTCGGCCCGACTTCCTGGAACTGTTGAAGGACGCCCTCCAGCGGCCTTGCACTTTCTGATCAACGCCC
Coding sequences:
- a CDS encoding S8 family peptidase yields the protein MISAPLLAQTAPATYWVQFTDKDHTPYSLSAPQEFLSQRALDRRIRQNIPIDSLDLPVDPAYVAQLMAAGDFQLLTRSKWFNAVTIRSTDTLALDSLGLLPFIHVVQITVDGKPRPARHALKFGMETKTYASDYGLSFRQIEMMNGHLLHAVGDAEGQGMLIGILDSGFQDADILPGLSALRDQNGIVLTRDLVEPGGNVYAQHYHGRSVLSLMAGKVEGQLLGTAPLANYALVRTENVATEYIVEEDNWVSGAELCDSLGCDVLNTSLGYTTFDDPTQDHSYADLNGLTSRMTLAADIATRKGMIPVNSAGNSGAAPWHYIGVPADAFDILAVGAVGSDRILADFSSRGPSADGRIKPDVSAMGLGTIGIGTGGQDVYAINGTSFSSPLVAGLTACLWQLHPDRTAHDVMTAVRRSASQHDHPDDDLGYGIPDFWRAHLLLGGRDLTHLADPTVLAVMPVPFTDFLDIEVYAGESDAMDLKIYDMLGRKLWASTTGLEPGTYSRVRIQNDLLTQLRAGAYIVEVQVGGSRLTQRVIKAE
- a CDS encoding leucyl/phenylalanyl-tRNA--protein transferase; its protein translation is MTPGRSSSGKLQLTADLLLAAYKQGFFPMGDELGELEWHSPDPRAVFPLEAIRPNARFLRFLRNSGLNCTRDTGFEKVMRYCATAHGDTWITEEMIAAYTALHRIGHAHSVETWEGDKLVGGTYGVSIGAAFFGESMFSLVPNASKAAFHHLADHLRAHGFTLFDSQYLNDHTASLGAIEIPRPDFLELLKDALQRPCTF